From Myxococcales bacterium, a single genomic window includes:
- a CDS encoding DNA-binding protein codes for MAESSAHERRESRDRRRSRRKRAVRARTLSVKRMSRNESELGREIRARLDALRPKTRGECESGPRPCPHVSCRHHLYLDVSPRTGAIKLNFPDLEVWDMPVSCALDVAENGATTLEDVGGILNLTRERIRQLELSALGRLEALGDMLALRELVDPNFCP; via the coding sequence ATGGCGGAGAGTTCAGCGCACGAGCGACGGGAGTCCCGGGACCGTCGGCGCTCGCGGCGCAAGCGCGCGGTCCGCGCTCGCACCTTGAGTGTGAAGCGCATGTCGCGCAACGAATCGGAGCTCGGACGCGAAATCAGAGCTAGGCTCGACGCACTCCGTCCGAAGACTCGGGGCGAATGTGAGAGTGGACCTCGGCCGTGCCCCCACGTCTCGTGCCGGCACCACCTCTACCTCGATGTCTCGCCGCGAACGGGTGCGATCAAGCTCAACTTCCCCGACCTCGAAGTCTGGGACATGCCGGTGTCCTGCGCACTGGACGTGGCCGAGAACGGAGCGACCACGCTCGAGGACGTCGGCGGGATCCTGAACCTGACGCGGGAGCGCATCCGGCAGCTCGAGCTGTCCGCCCTCGGGCGACTCGAGGCGCTGGGCGACATGCTGGCCCTGAGGGAGCTCGTCGACCCGAACTTCTGCCCCTGA